Proteins encoded together in one Cicer arietinum cultivar CDC Frontier isolate Library 1 chromosome 4, Cicar.CDCFrontier_v2.0, whole genome shotgun sequence window:
- the LOC113783913 gene encoding probable CCR4-associated factor 1 homolog 9, giving the protein MLLPKPYGSGTVAIRSVWSFNLESEFKLIRSFIDSFPFISMDTEFPGVVVRPDGNDAYRGSDGHYAFLKANVDGLNIIQVGLTLSDGNGNLPNLGTSEFFIWEFNFSDFDVAHDIHAHDSIELLRAQGINFENNKNFGINSWSFAELMMSSGLVCNEEVNWVTFHSAYDFGYLVKSLTQRVLPSELDEFLLLVRVFFGENVFDVKHMLKFCKGLYGGLDRVSQFLNVERVVGKSHQAGSDSLLTLHVFRKIKEVYFDNYDDEMVKYAGVLHGLEVY; this is encoded by the coding sequence ATGCTCCTTCCAAAACCCTACGGTTCCGGCACCGTTGCCATTCGTTCGGTATGGTCTTTTAATCTTGAATCGGAGTTCAAATTGATCCGTTCATTTATCGATTCATTTCCTTTCATTTCCATGGATACTGAATTTCCCGGCGTCGTGGTTCGTCCCGACGGCAACGACGCATACCGAGGATCCGACGGCCACTATGCCTTCCTGAAGGCCAACGTCGACGGCCTCAATATCATTCAGGTCGGACTCACTCTCTCCGACGGAAATGGTAACCTTCCGAATCTCGGAACCTCGGAGTTTTTCATTTGGGAATTCAATTTCAGCGACTTCGACGTCGCTCATGACATCCATGCTCATGATTCTATCGAATTGCTTCGCGCTCAGggtattaattttgaaaataataaaaattttggTATTAATTCGTGGAGTTTTGCTGAACTGATGATGTCGTCTGGTCTCGTTTGTAACGAAGAAGTAAACTGGGTTACTTTTCATAGCGCATATGACTTTGGTTACCTTGTTAAGTCGCTTACGCAACGTGTCTTGCCCAGTGAACTggatgagtttttattattggtGAGAGTTTTCTTTGGAGAGAATGTTTTTGATGTGAAGCACATGTTGAAGTTTTGTAAAGGTCTTTATGGTGGTTTAGATAGGGTTAGCCAATTTCTGAACGTGGAACGTGTTGTTGGTAAGAGTCACCAGGCTGGTTCAGATAGTTTGTTGACTCTTCATGTTTTTCGAAAGATTAAGGAAGTTTATTTTGATAACTATGATGATGAAATGGTGAAATATGCCGGTGTGTTACATGGTTTGGAGgtttactaa